From the Helianthus annuus cultivar XRQ/B chromosome 17, HanXRQr2.0-SUNRISE, whole genome shotgun sequence genome, the window TGAATATAACTTCGTTTTCAACAAAATGTATACCAAAATGCGAGAAACAAGTTTAGCACAATTACGTATtcaattttttaataaattaataaacGCAAGTTATTAACGGAAAAAAATCAAACTAAATTATAAAGCAAAAGTGCTGAAGTGTGAAATGGGTCGGTTGCCCTTTTTGTATCTGGGCATCCCAATTGGAGTGAATATAAAGCGTACTAAGTTTTGGACACCGATCGAGGACAAGTTTCACTCGAAACTTACTAAATGGAAAGCGAGACACTTATCTTTTTCCAGGAGAGTTACGCTGGCAAAATTGGTGCTAGGAAGTCTCCCGGCTTATTATTTATCCTTATTTGCTGCTCCAAAAAGTACCCTTAATAAACTTGAAAAGATTCGTAGGGACTTTATTTGGGGCATCACGGACTCGCGTAAAAAGCTAAGGTGGATACGGTGGGAATTGATGATGAAATCTAAGCTAAAAGGTTGAATGGGAATTGGGAGTATAACTGATTTCAATTACGCTATGTTAACAAAATGGTGGTGGAGGTATAACTCAAACCCGAATCAACATTGGGCAAAGGTTATCGCTGTGGTTCATAAAAAGGACTCCGCGAATCATCTTATTCCTTTAAAAATTCTATCCCAGGTGTATGGAAGGATATCGGGAAAATGGAGGCGGAGCTTGAGAAGTTGGGCTTAAATATTCAGCAAAATCTAGTGGTAGAGAACGGGAATTGGAGATGGAGAAATGGATCGGAGGAGCTGTTTTCGGTCAGACAGATTAGAAAAGACATCGAAAATGCAAAGCTGGAGGGTGCGGCTAATGATCTGGTATATGTTTGGAACAGTTGGGCTCCATCTAAAGCGAATTTTTTGCTTTGGAGAGCTCTTTTAGGTAGGATTGCTTCTAGAGAAGGTCTTGCTCGCAGGGGAGTGTTGCTATCGGAGATTGGATGTCctcgttgcggtctcgagttggaAATTCCGGATCACATCTTCATTAAGTGTTTGTGGGCTAGAAGTATTTGGTGGAATGTTTTAGCCTGGGTCCGTATTCGTTTCCCGGTTGATTGTGAGACGATTCTGGATTTTATAAACTATGTTAAGGATTGTCCGGGTGGGAGGATTTGGAAACGGGTAGTGAACACCATCGTGATAGCAACAGTTTGGAGAATATGGAATGCGAGAAAtgctaaggtttttgaaaacTGTTTTATCCCGATGTCGAAGTCTGCGGAGGCCATCAAAGAAGATGCTTTTCTTTGGATTAGAAACCGGTCGAGAAACTTCAATCCGAAATGAGAGAACTGGGTGGCGTTTGATTTGGTTAACTTGATGTAATAGGGtcctttcttttgttttctttttcgtttgtttgttttgttaccagtttcttgctggctctttatatttatatataaagcgATTTTGACGTTAAAAAAAAAAGCATTTAATAttagaaaaacaaaagaaaatattcAAAGTCGCGCTATTGATCGCAGTTTCCTATTCATATTTAATCACTATGTTAAAAGGAAAATAATATGCATTCAATCACAAAGCCAATGGTTCAACACCAATATTCCAACATAAAGGTCACAACCACATGTTCGAATCTTGTGACTAGTATTTTTTAAATAGTTAGGAAAGTGAAATTATAGGGACTGAAATGATAATTTTTatagactgaaatagtgatttttaacaaaccacataGATGAGAAACGTAATTAACTCTATCTAATAACATTAACACGTGCTTATAATTAATTACTAGTGGGGCGCCCGCGCGTTACGGCGTGGACCACAACACTTTGGTTGATGATTTTAGCGGAACAATATTACAACAATAAAATCAGGTATGTGTAATAAAATATTCTATTAAACAAGTCTTTTTGTGTTTTACAACGAAACAGGTATGTCTAATAATTATTTGTTATGGTACATGAAGTAGAAATATCAAGTATTCACAATATAAGTTTTAATAAATAAGATTTTTTTATGATTTCATTTAAAGAAGAAATATCAACATTAAGTAGAAATATGAAGTATTCATATTAATATTAACAACTCGTGTTGCTCGTATAAATTCATGTATATATAAAGTATGGTTCCCACTGTACCAATCATCTTCTTGATCATCAACACTAATACTATCAATATTTTTGTTGGAAAAGCGAATTTATTAAATGCTAAGCAAAGACGCTTAGCCAAAAATTAAGCAACAAGGAAAGAAAAGTGAAAAGGCCAACCCCATAGACACAAGAGGGCCAACCATACAATATAGAAAGTTACATAGAAAAATTTGAAAAGCTGAAACTTTCAATTTCTCCCAAGCCGGATCCGGTACCTTTGCTCGAGCCTTTACGAGATCATTAAACGATCAGCCAACTCCCTCACCTTAGAGCACATCACACATTAAATTTCCTTCTCATCAGAGCATCGTCCAGTGTAGGTAGGTATTTGGTTCAAAACTCCCCGCCATAAAAACAATTAACTTTCTTTGTAATCCACCCTAACCAAGGCAAAACTTCCGTTTCTGGAATGACCGTCAACCACAATCAAATAAGTAATCactttcatcatctttttcttcCCATTTAGAAAACATCGAAACCTGCTTCGTTCCATCATAAAGTTGAATATATATGTTGAACAATGGTTAAAACTTTCTTAAATTCATTAACGGTTTTCATAGCAAACAAATCGGTGTATTACCTTTGACGTGATCGAAATCAGGGTGGGAGTTCAATGATGGCGGCAGTTAGAACTCCAAAGGGCGGGGAGAGTTATGGTGATGCGTAGTGACGATTGCGTTGTTGGTGCTCCATTGGGATGTCACTCAGACAGAACGCAAGGAAGGCGTTGGCGTCATGGTGCGTGGCTGATAATGGTTGAAGATACATACCCGAGGCCAGACATGATTCTTTGGAACGGACCGGACTATACCTGAACGGACATTCTTAAGATGTCCGTTCCCCCCATATCTCCGAGGACGAATCTCCATTCAAGTGCGTCTGGGCGAATGATGTTATCACAGTTGACCATTATAAATACCCCATCAAGTACAAAGCCAAGTACAATTTTCTGAACCTTCGTCCTTATTTTCTCtctctattttctctctctaccaatacttatcctcacgccggagggtggtcgcagaggggccctcccatctctgcggcgagcctaacggttttctgTTTTGTAGGACGATTCTCCAGCTCTTGTATAAGATCCAAACCCTCGATTACAGGCTCCGGCCTAAACTCGATTCTTTGGTTCTTCAATGGTAATGGTTTTTTCTTCACGTTAGCGAAGGTGTGCGGCTACGACCATTGTGCTCCTAATCATAATCGAGCTTGTGTGTGAAACCGGTGACATCCATCTCTTTTATAACATCAAAATGGTTCAGTTACCAACAATTATTAATTAATTCAAGTCATTACATGCCGGTTACAAAAATGGAGTGTGGTTGCAAGGTCTTCGATTTTGTCTTCCTCGGGAAGTTGAAgggtttattttgttttaatggTGCAAGTAACCAAAGTTATAATTTAATGCTATTCagtgattttaaattttcatttaataaaatttaattatatgtttttaatattaatgtagaaagactattttgccattttatcaacttcattaagttgttgtaccaaAAGCATAAAAcattgtaattacttaaattttgTTAGTATCATTgagaaatgctttataatatagtatagatagataaaGTTTCCACCAACGTCTAATTAGTAATCAATCATCTTCTTCTTATAAAATACTTCAtttataaaattaataataataattaataaaagaACTAAAATATAAGCCACTGTTCATCAAGACTCTAAATTCgtatgtataatttttttttgtggggGTGGGGAGAGACTAGAgggggctttatcccacaccaTCATTGCTAAAGGGGACGCCATTTTTATCCCAAAATATACATATCGCTTACGTAACGTGATAAACCACTAGGGATTTTAAACCACACCCTACCTACAGCCTTGAGATCAAACCTGTTTCAAGGTATATAATTAGAACCCTACAATTCAGGTCAGGTTCTCTCAAACCGGTTTCAAAAATTCCAGCCCAGCGTTTTCGCCAAATGGGATTCGGGGTTAGGTGGTGTAGTTGGTTATGGGGTGTTTTATCTTCTGCTCGGGCGTCGATCCTGGTTAATGGGTCCCCTACCTTCGAATTCCAATGCGGAAAAGGGATGAGGCAAGGTGACCCCCTGTCTCCGTTCTTGTTTATTGATGTGATGGAAGCGTTATCCTATTTGTTGGATAAGGCAAGGGAGGTAGGAGTTTTTTCTGGGATTAGTCTCCCAAACGATGGCCCTTATCTATCACACTTATTCTTTGCGGATGATGCGTTGATTGTTGGAGATTGGGATGTGAATAACGCGTTGAATATTGTAAGAATTCTAAGGTGCTTCCATGCGTGCTCAGGGTTGAAAATTAACCTTGGGAAGTCTAACTTATTTGGTATaggggtggatatcgcggaagtCGAGGTTTTAGCTAACCTGGTGGGTTGTAAACTAGATTCTCTCCCTTTCAAGTACCTTGGGTTGAAGGTGGGGGCTACTATGAATCGAATTAACAATTGGAAGCCGGTGTATGACATCTTTGAATCAAGGTTGGCGCTTTGGAAATCCTCGTTACTCTCGATTAGAGGGAGAATCACGCTCATTCGGTCGGTCCTCCAAAGTCTCCCGAATTACTACTTTTCATTATATAAAGCGTCTGTGAAAGTTATCAAGGATCTGGAAAGCATGATAATGAAGTTTCTTTGGGGAGGCTCTTGTGAAAATAAAAAGACCCATTGGGTAGCCTGGGACAACGTCGTTTCGCATAGGAAAAGTGGGGGGGCTAGGTATATGCAAGCTTAGTTACAGTAACATTGCTTTGTTAAGCAAGTGGGGTTGGCGATATAAATGTGAAAAGCACAATCTTTGGGTTAAGGTGGTCGACGCTGTCCATGCTAGTGGGTCGGGCTGGTCGTTTTTGTCGGAGAAAAAATCGCACAGTGGGGTTTGGCTTAGCATAGCCTCTGTTTTCAACAAGCCGCTTTCGGGTAGCTCTCGGCTCCGTAGTTTCTTTAGAGGCTCAGTCGGTAAAGGCGATGGTATTTTATTTTGGTTAGACCCTTAGTTGAAGGATGCTCCCCTTAAAGAGATATTCCTGAACCTGTTTTCGCTGGAAGTGGTAAAAAATTGCTCGGTTCGGGATCGTTTAACTGGAGAGTGGCTGTGGAAGCATGACCCGTTCATAGAGGAGGAATCGAGAGAGTTAGCTGCCTTATCCTCTGCTCTTGCTTCGATTTCGTTAAATAACAGTAAGGATAGCTGGAAATGGGTGGGAGATCGCTCGGGTTCCTTTTCTGTCGGCTCGGTTAAGAAATTTCTCGAAGGTACGGTTGCCTACGACAATGTGTTCGTGTTGGATTGGTGTAAATGGGCCCCCATTAAATGCAATGTGTTTGTTTGGAGAGCTTAAATGTCTCGTATTCCCACTACTGATGCGTTGAGTAGGAGAGGTATAGATATCGGCGACGGGTTGTGTCCCTTGTGTAGTTCCGAGGAAGAGTCTACTGATCATCTCCTCACCTCATGTGTCGTGGCTGTTATATTGTGGCAGAAAATTAGTCTTTGGTGTCGGATTCCGCCCATCTTCGCGTTTTCTATCAAAGATTTGCTAGAGATTCACAAAACGGGTAATCTTAAAGGCGGGGAGAGGGAGGCCCTGCACGGTATCATCACTGTTGCGTGTTGGTGTTTGTGGCTGGCTCGGAACAAGGTGAAGTTCTCGGCTTCCGAAATCAAGGTGGATAGCGTCTTTAGCGATGTTAAATCTCTGggttatttatggtttaaaaatAGATATAAGTGCAAACCTATTTCGTAGATGGATTAGTGTAAATTTATAATTATGTAATTGCTTTTGGTTCCCGGTCCATTTTTCGGGCTTGGGGTTGTTCTAATGAAGTTTTccttaaagaaaaaaaaaagctttTCATCGACCTCTAAAGTCTAGATCCAATCCATTTTGACTAAATCCATAATTCGACCTGGTCAACGTTACGTGTAGTCCACGCTCCTCTGAAGCAAGTGAGAATCTTTAAAAGGAATAGATCTATAGCCCCACCAAGACATTTCCTACCAAACACAGAAAAATGCAAAATGCCAAACCTTCATCTCCTTCTTACTTTCTTCTTCTTCCACTTCCACTTCTTCacaccactctctctctctcttcatttcctcacactttctctctctatctaaAACTCATCCCATCAAATGGAAACTTATTCACCCACACCTCTAGACTCCAAACCCACCTCCCACCCCCACCCTTCACCACCCCCTACCCCCATcccccgacccgacccgacccaccCATACCCAACCACCTTCGTTCAAGCCGACACAACATCCTTCAAAAACATCGTCCAAATGCTAACCGGATCCTCCGAAACCGCCAAACACGCCGCCGCCGCCCGACCCGACGCCCCGACCCGAAATCCCATTCCTCCaatcaaaacgggtcaaaacaaaaaACCCTCTAAATTATACGAACGGAGAAACAGTATGAAGAATTTCAAGATCAGCCCATTAGTACCCGGGTTTGCAAACGGGTCCGGGTTCTCCGATTCTCCCCGGAGACCCGGCACGCCGGAGATTCTCTCGCCGGGAATTCTGAATTTTCCGGCGTTGGTTATTAGTCCGGTGACGCCACTTATTCCGGATCTTTTTAACCGGTCTCCGGTGACCGGAGATAGTTCAAATTTGAACGTTGAAGCGGAAGATAAAGCGATTGCGAAAAAGGGGTTTTATTTGCATCCGTCGCCGGCGAGTACTCCTGGAAGAGATTCGGAGCCCCGACTTTTGCCGTTGTTTCCGGTGACATCACCTAGGGTTTCAGGTTCTTCTTGAGTaatgaggttttttttttcatttaatttgtgATGTAACAGTTTTATTTTAGTTGAATTTTGTTGGTCAAAGTTGGTCAAAATTGTATGAAGGGGTAAGATTGTAAGATGATAGACCAAAGGTAGAAATTGACCAACCATGAAGAAGTACAAGTTCAATGCACCATGTACAAGTTATTATTGATATTATTGTAGTGTTGTTCTCAACTGTCAAGACAAATGACATTGCACCCTTTTAAAGATATTTTAGCTCTCTTCATTGTACAAGTTTGTGTCATATTGTTAATTTTAAGTTGTGGGTACAAAATATGTGGTTTTATTATTATGCGCATTGTGTTTTGTGGTTGTGACAGTTTCGACCCGTTTACAATCCAAACATGATGATTATGTTAGAGGATTACGTTTAGTCGGCGACTAAATGCGTGACAGATTTTAATCCAGCCAAGGGTCTATTCGAGTTTGGTATGGAAATCATGTAGTGGGTACTTCTTTTCAACATATCTAAACATGCTCACTTGCTTTTTGACCTCAGAAACACATAAAGGAGACCAAAGCATAATGAATAAAGACATGAGAAAGTGAAATGGTAGGGGGAAGTGGGAGATTATGATAATGAAAGACAAGAAAAGAAGTGGTGCAAGTCATGAGTGATTGACATGGACCATACGACTCATTTTGGTGAGATGGTGGTCCTTGTGAATTAAGAATGCAAGTTATTTTTCAAATTTCATAAAAAACATTTATGAATATATATTTGTTTTGAATGTGTATATATTAGTGTCAAAATAATTCACCCGTATagacagtggcggaactagaacattaactcaggggtatcccaatttttttactgtgcaatcatacaatattaaaaaaaacaacaataaataaataaagtaaaaaattCTTTTCGATCGCACAAACCGTAGTATTGTTCAAAAATTTCGGGCCGATTggattgcgtaaatccgtcttgacaagGTTCAGTTTCGaattttttttagttatttttgcTATTATTTGGGATAATCTAATATgctattatttagttattttggCTTATTATTTGGGTTTGTATCATCATCACCAACTGGGCTTATTATTGGTTTGTAAAATTTTTTTAAGGGGTGTCCTCGTAGTTGTTTAGAGTTGTCCTTAGTATAAAAAtcgaaaagaaaataaaaatttacactaccggaaaaaagttgagccgtagcccgtgctacgcaTGTACCTTCTTTAGGTCCGCAACTGCATATAGACATGAGATACACAACTGAAAGTCAGTCCCTTATCACTTTACTCGTGTATCAAACTCTTTCTTGTGCCATGTGTATAGATTCACGTATGTGTTGTATAGATTCATGCATGTAGAGCGAATATAATTAGAGTTTAGGTAAGTAAAACTAGATGGACAACCAAAAATTTGTGTAGATAAACTATTCATGAAATCTAGGTACAGAGAAggataaaagaaaagaaaaatactaATAACTATTTTTGTGATTTTCTCAATCCTTTAACATAATTTAAGAAATATATTCATCTATTCAATTAATACCAGTGttagtgttgtaaaaatcgcgactagtcggcgattaatTGCTAGTCGGCCGGTAACTGAGTAATTTTTCGTTAATCAGACCATTAATTGCTAATCGGGTCTATTTGAACCTAGTCGGGCCTAGTCGGACCGCCAAAAATCGGCGATTCCGGTCAAATTCTGGCAAAAACCTGTATATTTCGGCTAAAACCTCTAAATTCCACTCGGTTTTCAACCAAATCATGtaaattccaacaattaatcttgCATACTTAAAATAATGAGTTGAGTAAGAGTTAAAATGTAGcaacttaaaatatttacctataaaaatgtgtatatgtatacataaaactggaaattacatataaaaaaactctccgattaatcctgattaatctTGAGTAATCACGAGTAGTCACTAGTCCCCACCTCACTGGCCGACTAGCGACCAACGAGTTCTCTAGCCTTGACTAATACTAAACTCATTCTATCCGTTTTGACTCAAGATACTAAACTCATAGTTGTATGGATGTGATTTGAGTGAATATTGGACCTTTTGAGGGATTGGTGGTGGGTCAATATATTTGAAAACTTTCATGTGGTATGTTTGGGTCATCCTTAACTTTGCCTATCATAAGTCTCTATCTTGATTAGTTGTTGATGTCCATATGGTTGGTACTCATTGTTTGACCATATATGTCAACATGCTAGTTTATGTTGATATTGACACTCTATCATGTAATGTCGATCTCTAATACATAATAACTAGTTTTATATCCAGTGCCGCGTTGCGGCGAGCTCAACCGGATTATTTTTGGTGTGATACACGTAAGCTTTATAATATAAAACCTCATAACACAATCACGCTAAACATAATCCTTCTTGGTGCAAGAACATGATATGCCGAATGTATTTTTAACAAAACAAACAACTCATACTAAATTGTATCGAATACACCAAAAATGTATCTATTAACATCTATATATGAAAACGTAGTCGTTCCATATATAAAAGAAACTTTTGATACAATCCAATCATTATCAAGGTTAATGAatatcaatcatatattcatcatCACATGCATAAGATATGTTTACCTAGAAAAATGATGACAATGAAGAAAAGAACTATTATGGCCATATCAAAGATGCTAATATTTGATGATCTTGGTGGTGGTGAAGCTTTAACTACTCATTCTTTTCTTCAAAGACTTCAATCTTTCAACCCTGGCTCGCTTTTTCATGGCCTATTCAGCAATCTTGTTAACCAACTGCAGATTTCCAAACTGTTAGCAGTATATAGTATCATGAGTTCTTCAGTCGAAATGAAACACTTATTGGAATAGGTTCAAAACACAAAGTTGTATTTCAATAATGGATATCAAAAAATGGGTAATGGGTTAAAACAGGTTCAGGTTAAAATGTGTTTGGGACAAAATGAATTCAAGTCGGTATAGAGTATAGCAAAAGAGGTTGGTTAAACATAAACACAAACGACCATAAACCATCTAGCCGACTATTAATTTGCCAAGTCCGACCTTGATTTTTTCTAGAGTTTTGTAAACATTTTTCTTAACTATTGGACTATGGAATTCGATATCGCAAAGTACCAAAACATGATTCTTAAACTAAATAGTGAAGAAAATGGACATAAACTCACAGATTTGCAGAAAAATTTACCTAAGCTGAAAAAAATGGACAACTTTTTTACACGTTTTATAACTTACATTTTCGTAAAGTAATTAGCTATTCTTTGTTAAAGATAATATATGGTATTAAAAGAGAACTTACCGTTAGAAACCGATTAGCTATACCAGCTTCAAAGTTGTTTCGGTTTCTTGTGGGTTCGGATAACGTCGCCAGTACCGACACTTTTTTATATAGTCTTTCTTTATAAGATTTCATCAAATTCTATTTCAATTTGTTCTATTAAAATCAATTATAATATAAACTGGCCTTTTCAACCACAAAATTGCAGTGATTCCTTTTGTACTCGGATCACGCACCGCAAGTATAGaatcaaatactttctgtttgaCCCATCGGTCTGTGCGTGATtcaatacaattacatattggtTTGTAGCTGGAACACGCACCGGAAGTGTAGAAGCAAATACTTTCAGTTTGACCCGAAAAGTAAAATCATTGAAACCGACCTCAATCCATCACTTTATACTCGGATCACGCACCAGAAGTATAGAAGCAAATGCAATCGACCGAACCAGTTCAAATTGTTTTATTCAAATCATTTTAGTTTATAATATACTCGAGTTGTTTCCATTATTTCTTCATTTTTCCAAATCGAATTGAATAGTTGGTGTTGTGTACAATGATATATAAGCAAATGCAGCaacttaaaatgaagatagagTAGTAATACTTACTGTTATAGTCTGATGTTGGTGTAGTCTTGATGCAAATCCATAATAAAGCCTATGCAGCTGCAAAACATCACTATTACATAAAATCCCTTACTCTGAAACTAAACTACGAATAATTAGGTTTGTTTAGATTGAAAAAGAAAACAACATACTCCACTCCTGGAGAAACATCTAGCAGTGATGATGTTGGAAAACCATCAGCCCAACAAACTGGTGATAGTGATTTATATGCCACAACACCACAGGAAAAATAGTCCCTTGAGGCGATTTCATAAAGCCTATGCACTTTGAAGTTTAAGATTTGCCACATTTTAA encodes:
- the LOC110924878 gene encoding uncharacterized protein LOC110924878, with product MEAELEKLGLNIQQNLVVENGNWRWRNGSEELFSVRQIRKDIENAKLEGAANDLVYVWNSWAPSKANFLLWRALLGRIASREGLARRGVLLSEIGCPRCGLELEIPDHIFIKCLWARSIWWNVLAWVRIRFPVDCETILDFINYVKDCPGGRIWKRVVNTIVIATVWRIWNARNAKVFENCFIPMSKSAEAIKEDAFLWIRNRSRNFNPK
- the LOC110924877 gene encoding uncharacterized protein LOC110924877, encoding MSRIPTTDALSRRGIDIGDGLCPLCSSEEESTDHLLTSCVVAVILWQKISLWCRIPPIFAFSIKDLLEIHKTGNLKGGEREALHGIITVACWCLWLARNKVKFSASEIKVDSVFSDVKSLGYLWFKNRYKCKPIS
- the LOC110922260 gene encoding VQ motif-containing protein 4 yields the protein METYSPTPLDSKPTSHPHPSPPPTPIPRPDPTHPYPTTFVQADTTSFKNIVQMLTGSSETAKHAAAARPDAPTRNPIPPIKTGQNKKPSKLYERRNSMKNFKISPLVPGFANGSGFSDSPRRPGTPEILSPGILNFPALVISPVTPLIPDLFNRSPVTGDSSNLNVEAEDKAIAKKGFYLHPSPASTPGRDSEPRLLPLFPVTSPRVSGSS